In Diadema setosum chromosome 2, eeDiaSeto1, whole genome shotgun sequence, the DNA window tttttcttctttttttgtttctaaCTATTTTTGTAAAGATATATCACTACCTGTTGAAGAATGAGACCATTCCCAACGTTGAGCCAACTGTTTTTCTATGATTAAAAATTAGATGTCTTGGATCACCATGTTAAAGTTAACAAAGGCATTGTTTGGTAATTGGGAAGGATATATTTCTTCGTCAGTAGGTATTTATACATAGCTATACATCTTCATGATTGTGCTGCCCTTTGTTCTTGCAACCAGCATTATAGATACTGGCTTAAGTGGACATAACTCGGTGTGACTCTTAGTCATACTGTCGGTTGAAACTTCCATCTACTTTCCTCACAGTACATTCGCCCTGCCACATAATATTAAAGCGTCTATGGCCCATATCCACACCAACTGTATACTCAAAAAGGCACAAGCGCATAGAATAATTCTAGTGAACACTTCTACAATCCATCCAACAATCACGGCGTTTGTACGCTTTTAGGGTTAAGAAAAGGAAGAATGTCACAATATACCAAGGGCAATGCAATTGTTGTTTTCTAGACATACTGATTTTCTCCTAAAATTTCCAGCTTGGCTGCAATGGGTCTGGTTGaatgtaaagagagagagagagagggagagagatagagggggggggggggagaggaagtCAAAGAATGAGCCTAAAAAGTACGACGAATATAAAGAAGTTGAGGGCTGAGTTTGAGTTTTAGTTTGAGTTAATTTAATTTCAACACCGTGGCTGATCTCAGCCAAAGGCTGTTCGTCGATGAGTATTATTATCATCCGATAATCATAGAatgcaacatttttattatgtcATTCATTCCTTAATGAGTAGTAAAATGTGATATGAACTGAAATCGccaaattcatttattattgagaaaaaaataacaaggcAAACAATCATGCAAAACTTTATACTTTATCAGCGGTGAAGCTCTGTCGGTAGGGCGTCTACCTCATGATCGATTCCCGGGTCCCGCTGAGcaatgcgctatataaatgttgtggATTGAGCAATGCTtcgtgtaatcataccgtcccctctggTAAgaagcaaaacactctgtcccttggataggacacaaaatggaggtcccgtgtgtgagagagttactactcatgcacgtaaaaagatcccgcttcatttattcattacaaagaaacagggtgtttaacccggtgaagtggtcccatcATACAACTGGACCGCATGGAAGATCAGGTATTGTAGCttaatatgggctatccagccattttctcagatggaaataaaacaaactaacaagctaacaaactaaaaaacaaaTTGATTGAATAAACCTACATTACTttgctttatatatatatatatatatatatatatatatatatatatatatgaataaagatATCATGAAAGCCCTTGCTTtggaatgatgataatacaagtGACCATTAGTCAAATATAAAGCAAGATGTTCcaaagcaaaataatgataaacctaagatttttttttgtctgaaaatGTTACGCTGTATTCGAATTTTCTTTTGCAGAGTTGATGCAACCGAAGAAGCGCTGTTTGACACCAATTGATGGCGTTCATGTTTTTGAACCAGAATATGAAAGCCTGTACGTTTTTagaaatttgtgtttgtttgtttgtttgtttgcttttatttctgcattcaatcaaatgcaatttgaatgcaaacttcaaaaagtacaaagacaaagaataacaagtgcagtgaaataaatcgataacagtacataaatagattcacataggtgattgcattgagcaatgttgatacacagaaacatgaaataaaatatacagtatttttcagtaaacaacagagataattgaatgcaggagaccaccatcataagcgattaaacttgaaatggatggaggcctcataaaatgactatccaacgacataactctcttggaggaaggtgatcaggtgagtgcagtgcagttgcaggtgagagtgcaagatgcagttgaaggaagaaaatagagattgacaataagatgacaatctatactataaatatttgttagctcaattggtttggagaatataattgtatcaaatatcgtttaagtgaagctttcaaagaataaatacttgaacaagactttatattatccgggagattattccaaatatccGGACCCGAAtatcttatagatttatgtgtcactaataatttgggattcaaaaggtggaaatttctacatatacgagtagggtacgaatggacagaagtattgaacctaaacatgttatcaaacgatgatggaagttgatgatgtatatatttgaacataattactgctacttgaataatattcaaatcaaaaaccttcaatgttttaagctcatgaaataaagaatcagtatgagccagaaaatgcgattctgtacaaatacgtataactttcttttgtaatttaaatatagaatttattttggtagagccgcaagtaccccatacaacattgcaataacttatatatgggagaattaaggaattatataatagaaataaagttgaacgaggaagaaagaacttcagcttggaaattatccctatatttctagaaatacacgttgtaacatgatgtaaatgctcattccaagtcaaactttcatctatatatactcctagaaattttgaattcattttcttttctaatgggatatcatcaatgttaatatgtatcaacgtatcttcattatgagaatgaagtttgaaatgaataaaatgagtcttttttatattcaaagaaagtttattagacttaaaccaatttgatacgttcctaatttcaatatttagagtgtcatttaaaatcttaagatctttatgagaataaaatatattcgtatcgtcagcaaatagaacaaaagagagaagagaggatgtatttataatatcattaacataaagaaggaataataatgggcctagaattgagccttgaggaacaccacatttaattaaaagggggtcagattcacaaccattaaaaataacatattgtcttctattagttagataatctttaagccataaatgtgcttgtcctcgaataccataatgactaagtttcgtgagtaaaatagaatgatcaagagtatcgaatgctttactcaaatcacaaaatatacctgcaacatgttctttgtttgcaaaagcactcgtaattttgtcataaatttgtattagtgctaaatcagttgaataattttttctgaaaccatattgattgggaataagtaaatcatacttattaataaatttaagaagtctattataaacaattttttctaagattttggatatactaggcaataaagaaataggacgataattgctaatttcatgaggatcatcttttttatgtacaggattaactttcgctattttcagcagatcagggaaaataccttgtgataaagaaagattaaatatataacttaacggttctgcgagtggataaactatttctttcaataacatCATACTTATTTTATCAGAGCCACAAGATTTAGAGCTATTTAAAGATTTAGTGATACTAATGATTTCACTGGGACTTGTTGGATTAAGATAAATAGACtcttgattttggtcaaaaagataatctgtaaaatgagcagaaGTATTGCTAATTTTAGTAGCAAATTCCGGACCGATATTAACGAAAAATGAGTTAAATGAATTAGCATACATATTGGGatcatttattttaataccgtttaatgtgatatcatccgttggcggagaatcaggctttttacctaggacctctttaataattttccatgttgcattaatattcgaagaaacctttttcattctgtcagaaaaatataatctgcgggataaacgaatcaattttgtcaatttatttcgataaactttatacatattcaaattaaattcagttgggttacgaatgtgtaacttatacaaaaaattacgagtttttatggatttcaaaataccttttgTAATCCAAGGATTTCTTGGTTTATTTCGGTTAATTTTTATTCTGcataaaggaatattattttcataataatataataatttatcattaaaacatttatatgccAAATTAACATTGTTAATACTATAAATATTTGTCCATTCCTCTAAAAATAAATTCTGTTTCAATAATTCTACATTACGTTTTGACTCTTTATaataccatattttatcatgtaatTTATTACGACCCACTttacattcacaaattgaaaatattggtaaatgatcagaaacttcagaacataatataccccccataattgtattattatacacattcgaaaatatattatcaatctgaGTTGACGAGTGTGGATTTATCCTGGTGGGTTTATTGATAATTGACATAAACccatatgaatacattaaatgcataaaattaaggGAATTATTGTTATCGGATGTGGGCGAAAAGTtaatgttgaaatcaccaaaaataaaaacatgtttactttcattacctatcttatggagatataaatccaattcatcacaaaataattcacaattcagatcaggaggtcgatagattaaacctataataacatttttagaGAGTGGGTtctcaatttcaataaataacgTTTCTGCATATCTTAACGTGATTTCAGAACGgattttgaactgtaaattttgCGCAATATAAAACGCAACACCGCCACCCCTTTTTCCTTGACGATCAGCCCTAACTAATTTATGATTGGGTAAATTAAAGATATCTGGGGAGTTTTGATGTAACCAAGTTTCACTTATTCCAataacagaaaattcaaaattgtttaaagagtgcaaaagattttccaaatattcaaaatttttattcaaactcctagagtttatatgaagaagtgaaatattatcTGAACTATACGATACAATATCATTGAATTCAAGGGGTGTGTAATATTTACTGTCGCGCACAGGCATAACGTCATCAGGAATATCGGGGGTATTCATATGTGACGCCATTCTGTAATACAGAAATGTAAATTACCGGAGATTTGAGAGACAACAACTGCATAGGTGCTAATGTGCATTTTGCAAGTGCATACTACTGTGCAGGTGTGTGTACAAAGTGCAAATGTGTGTGGGGTTTCAATATACAATATTCGTTAATATACAATATTCGTTAAGAACATCTGACTGAAGTGTTGTTTTCGCAAACTATAGATATGTTGTCTGCGAGTGAATAAGTCGGTTTAGCGCTAGAGGTATTTCATGTGataatgcgctatataaatgttgtgaattattattatcattatgtgtaGGTATATTTTCACTTATGATTTCGCACATGataaataataattgtttttgcGCCTCTCAGaatgtgatttctttttcaacaGAAACGCTTGAGCGGTTTTCTCAGCAtaaaaaattcaacatgttttgaAAAAGTTTATCAAGGTGTCAAAGTGTGTGGAAGAGGTAAAAGCTGAGGCAAATCAAATCGATCAAATCTATaggacttcatttttttttttcgggtatTGCGgtgtaaaatgcattttttctgCCCCCGCTATTCTATCATTGACATTAAAAGGCAAGTGTTGTCTGCATAGAAAGACACCTTACTGTTATTTACGCACAAAGGGAAATCAATTGTGTATAAAATTACCTGCAAGGCCCTAAATACGAAACACTGAGGTCCTTCCACACGTTATTGCCTGTGGTCTAGCTTGGACCCCATTGACAACAACACGCTGATAGGTGTGATCTTTCATCTGGCACCATGCATTCAATCAAAGATTCAGCAAGGCCTTATAGATGAATTCTGTGTAAGAGAGTGACATGTAAATATTAATACAGTTgatcaaatatgatttttttccacGACTTTTGCTATCACTCGTAAAACAGATATTGCTTTGTTATGTGACCTACTCGTATACGCCTTTATAAAATGGAAatgcgagatttttttttttctacgacCACGACGACAATGGAACTAGATTTTCCTCTATTGACGCAATGCAAATGTAAGTTTACGTTTTCTATTCATATTCAGCAAAATATTTCTAGAGAATTTATTGCAGGCATTGTCAAAGCCAGAGGCATAGAAAGACTTTTCGAATGTGCAAATTATCGGTTTCTTTGATATCCATGAACTTTATCTGAATTCTACACTCTGACAAAAATTATGAGCACAGACACGTTTTCAAAATAATGTCTTGCATTGCTTTACCAAAATGTGTATTGAAATATTCAACTCTTTACTCTTTATTGTGGATTCTTCCACTTTCAGTTTTGACCTGTATTAGTTATTCTACAAACAGTACTTCTCGATTCTTTGGAAAGACAAAGCTCAACCacaaatttccacaaatgatTATCAGAATTACTATTTTTAAGTGATCCTACGGGTAATAAATGCTCTCTTAGCTCTACATCTACCGTGATGAAACTTTGTTTCACAGAGACTTATATTATCTTCAGTCATCAGGAATGCTTGATTTCTTTGccaaacaatttttgtttttcccatcgtatattttacaattatttttttcctaTATTTCCCCCTGAGATTACTAACATACgctcacaaaaaacaacaatttccaaaccaagattctgccagTGACATTGTTTAAGTAACATGATGAACAAAGAACATTGCGAAGAAAAATGCAAGATACGTTTAAATATGTGTGATATAGTATCTTCAGGTATCAAATAGAATTCCGTCAttttgtacaatcatttatttatttttagcGCTTTACACATGGTTGTAGAAATAGGCGAAAGTCAATTTTAAGTGTTTCTTAGAAGAAAATTTTGTTCCAATGTCAATGAGCTCAGCAATATACACAGCAGCACCAAACCGTCAGCGctaatccacacacacacacacacacacacacacgcacacacacaccagtgaTGTTCTCGGTGTCAATGTCACACACAGACAGCAGCACCGCACATTACTATTCCACGGAAGAtgacgtgtatatatatatatatatatatatattatataccgtCAAACATGCCTTAAGGCCGTTTattgcgaggagggattttccagcacgcaggagattTTCTGCGGGAGGACGAGAAtatttgcgagtttcgcacttgtttctacctgctacttagcttctacttgcgtgcattccATGTGACCTGCGTGGTAGCTTTGAAACctatccgttttctgttacgagcgacttataGGTAgtgagaagtacctgcgttggagttgcctgcgaggtgctgccggtaagggtctcttactggtgttctgcgtgtacctctgcgagcgaacccccacgactcactcggaacaagttttgagcatgctcaaggccttgtcataccgtatttGGGGAAGttttagcggccacctgtctatagcggccactgaaaaatcccccgagggaaaagccctgttaaagaccctgtttATAGCGGCcgcctgtctaacgcggccagcggccacaaattttgtttcccgcggtagattttaacctgtctatagcggccacaggcccgatggagccgtagccgagctAGTAGTTCAGCGTGTTTTCCTGCTTTGTCGTGTTTGTAGTCGTGCCAGCTATTCCTGTGCAACGTgcagtgatcgccaccgctgcattcatcactcatacagtcataataatgcactaggGTTAAGCTTTCTTCATGACTGTGATATTCatactactgtgcaacaatttcataaacaccggtgttgttcaatgcatgaaacacacgtgtgcatacgtacaccGAACATGTACATGTGATATAAGTActtacaacgatgatacatgtacatgtagacaatgcacacaaagttggataaactgtctataacggccactttttttcGTCTCCcatgggtggccgctatagacaggtttgactgtagatatatatacattgcatataatATGCATCACAAATTGCTCATTTGTGAATATTCCAATTTCAGTATAAAACGTTACAACAGGGCTGAATTGGCGAGATGAGGGGAAATCATGTGACAAACCGGGAAGGATGGTGTATGTTGTGCGGTGGTGCGTGTCTGGCAGGGTTTTGGGTCTGATCAATTGCTGATGGTGGAACACGCGCCCAATGTATTATGCCCAAAACAGTATGTCGGCAAAACTACTAAACCCTATATCCATACATTTTAGGTTACCAAAATATCGTAATCTTCCTTTGGAGATTCTATTTGATACCGTTCCTGTTATATTTAATTGGTTCCTTATCATGGTGTTCCTTATTCTATCCATTCGTGTTATATCTTATTTGTATTATGTTGTATTTATTGGAATTGGCATATGTATCAATAAATATACGAccattatgtttgtatatacagTAACTAACTTTCATTGTGTCATCTATTGCCAATGCCAAATATGTTGCCAAGAATAGAATGTAATCGTTAGTCTAGACTGAAATCTCACTCATGTTGTTATGCTCTTCCTCTTCCCACTGGTACCtcattatgttgacaaatgtcatgcatgactgagcaaatgaactttaaagacaacaatgacaaattgcactttttccaagtttgagtacAAGggatgtctcactgaatggatgggatctgtcaatgaaagtggtaacaagcctgcatgactgcaggtttgtgtttagggtttctccTAACCTTTTATGATCCGTAACCTTCAATATGGCCACCGATGTTGATAACTTGGTCACATGGTCACGCCCAACTGACAATGggagccctccaaagttggattacctttttgatacgctctgtacataaaatgtgtgtgtgtgtgtgcctgtgtgcgtTTGTGCGTGAAATACAAGCTTACGGATTGGCTAGTTCTTTGTCCTATACCCTAGATCACATGACTTTCGTCGAGAGAAGAAACTTCAGTGCTTCAGATGTTAAGAGActaacaaaacttttttttttttttgggggggggggttgtcttgttttgtgtggtctttttatttttccaggCCAGCGCTCATGCCCATCGCTCACTGTAATCCGCAGTCTTTGTAGGGTACACGTGTATGTACATTGAACGTATTCATCCACTTTCATCCacattttttttgtaatgtgtaCATCACTGTTGTGTTTGGCTTTTATTCTTTCTATCATCACGTGAATGATCATCATATATGACTGTTTCTcccacattttttctttcacttgttTGCAGGAGAGTTCGTTTTTGTTTGATCACAGTCATGTCGAGCGAGTGCCAAGGTGTGGATTGTACTTTATCGACATTCTAATTCCTGCACGTGGCACCAAGAACCTGTCACAGACATCGTATCTATTTGATATTGAAGGATATCAACACTTCGCTTACTTTCAATGAGGCAACGTTTTCAGCAACTCTTCCACGAAGAATTCTGCCAAGATGGAAACTGCCAAGTCAAATCATGTCACCAACGGGTGTCAACACAATGACGAGGAGGGTCTGTATGAGGTATAGTAATCTTATTGAGATTTTCTCGCTTTATAGCCCCCGTACATAGATAGCTTTATAAGTTCAGAGGACCATTTAAAGGAGAAAATGTTATTCGTCCACACTGCTGTACTATGTGGTATTTTCCCCTGTAATGAACGTCACCTGGGTTAGTAAGAGACTTCATTTTATCTCAAAGTCAATGTGTAAACTCGATTGAACACATTGGTATAGGTATCGTCACATAATAATGACCGTACAAAATGGAATTTCTACATTTGTCTTCAGAAAAGGTATAAACATTAGTAGGAATTATCACCcatctcttcatctctctcacCCTATCCTATATATCTCATCTTCATTCTCACTCagtgttatttctttttcaatatttctctcttttttttttcttctcttactTCGTCAACTGGGAGGACTGTACTGTTACAACCATGAATAATGATGTGTTTTCAGTCTTATAATCTGGTCACCGTTTGTGTTTCCTTTTTACATAATAccattatctcttttttttttcaataatatgtataagattttctttctgtacTCATGAATTTGCTGCCTCGTTCCTTCTGTCTAGTGTGTTAGCATTCTGTCTGTGTATCTTAATCATTGGTTGTAAACCAGACCCAATTCAGCCATTGGGCTGCCAAGCCTGATAATGACTAAACCCCATTCAATCCATTCAATtccatttaattcaattcaattcgattcaattcaattcaatgcattCAAACTGGTAAAAGGTGATGATGCTGTCATCTCAAAAGATTCCAAATGATTCCAGGtatacattatcattgttgACATGAGATAAATACACAAATAAGTTGGATCTTTCCTATCGAATTACTTTGGTCTTGGGATAACCTGATCAACATGACTCTGTCTAGGGTAAAATGTTGGTTGCCATAAGTatgatttgatattttacatTTAAATCTGAATGTCTTTGAGGCAATAACATCGTCGGATCTTCTTACTTGCGTGCTGTTTAGAGGTGATTTATCTTATTTGTAAAAACAAGTGACACTTTTAAAAATTCCATATTTTTCTaatctttttatcaaattttgataaatttcaaAACTCTATTTGATTTtccttttattaaaaaaaattgtgaagaaCTTCACATTGTGAAAAGTTAATATTTGATATAGAATTAAAATGTTCAATGCAATTACAGcgcaatcaaacaaaatatctcTTTAAAAAAGCAACATTATTATATAGTATCACCAGGTGTTCTTGATTTTATAGAATATAATACTTCCCGAACCCAATTTCATCTCTTGTTCAAGACTATAGAAAGGAAATGTTGTCTCCACTTTTTACGTGATTGGTATTTTGTCTTTTATCACTTTCATTGAATCTAACTACTAATTttaattcaatatttatttcttCATATAAGACAGCATATTTCATTGATGCTCGATTCcaatgtattcattttgttattcATCATCTTGTGAACATACTCTTATTCAAAACATGGGTTGCAAGCATATGCACAACGTcaactggttttttttttttcctcttttttttttccggttttGATAAGCCGTTGAAGATCCAAGTGCGTTCAAATATTCAATGATTTTACATGACAAAATCAAGGCAATTCCATACACCTGGAATGTAAAACAGTCGGTATTAGAATTCAAAACTAGAACCAAGTTTCACTTAAATGCACTGCTGTTTAAAGGATAATCATTGAATTATTCACTGCATCTGTAACTGcatgaatgaaagaaatgatatcACTCGATTTATTCCTACATATCGcctgatatcatttttttttaacttaccgGAGGTAATCAAGAAGAAGACagtgtacaaaataaaagggatTTTACTTCTCTCTTTGATTTTGAAATCAGACATGTTCTTCTCATGTAATATAGATCTAATTGAAGGCACAATGAGTGCAGATATTGTACAAATATTATTTTGTCCATCTCACCTAAATACTTGAAAGAGAACtctattttatcattttatcatcttcTGAAATGCATTTAGACAAATTAAGGCGGTACGGGGACAATTCCTTAACTTTCCCCGTCAATTTGGTATGCTACTAACTTTGATaaagtttttaaaaaattcCTGTCAAAAATGTAACGCCGACAATTCCCTGAAGATATTGTGCAAGCGAGAAGAAGACTTCTATAGGCTGATATGACATATCGTCACCTTACATATATTACCTAAAGCGGGTTATATATGGGACTCGTCACCTTACAAtgccttaactctttatgtgccacgttcgcacgcccgactcagtcgacggcgtgccaacttcgcatattctgctcaaacgcacaaacccgcccaaaccgatcgataaatcgccaaatgccacagtataatgaaagcgtttctcgcgattCCGTTCCTCTCATATATAGCTTGCAatttatgttgtgattgacTAGCAGGCGGTGCTCCCTACTTGATTTTCGTATAAATTACAAGTTTCTGTTacttttttgtgtgcaaaagtcatgcctttacagcaATGTAGCTActtgtcatttgaaagaaaaagactC includes these proteins:
- the LOC140244756 gene encoding uncharacterized protein, with the protein product MASHMNTPDIPDDVMPVRDSKYYTPLEFNDIVSYSSDNISLLHINSRSLNKNFEYLENLLHSLNNFEFSVIGISETWLHQNSPDIFNLPNHKLVRADRQGKRGGGVAFYIAQNLQFKIRSEITLRYAETLFIEIENPLSKNVIIGLIYRPPDLNCELFCDELDLYLHKIGNESKHVFIFGDFNINFSPTSDNNNSLNFMHLMYSYGFMSIINKPTRINPHSSTQIDNIFSNVYNNTIMGGILCSEVSDHLPIFSICECKVGRNKLHDKIWYYKESKRNVELLKQNLFLEEWTNIYSINNVNLAYKCFNDKLLYYYENNIPLCRIKINRNKPRNPWITKGILKSIKTRNFLYKLHIRNPTEFNLNMYKVYRNKLTKLIPVQIPSQCTKLTVGFVDYLVDMHGPRQIRCQLNSKVWVMIDST